The following is a genomic window from Citrifermentans bemidjiense Bem.
ATTTCCTTTCGGGGTGGTACGGCGTGGGGTCTGCGCTGGAAGAGCTGCTGAACGAGGACGAGAGATCCTTTCGCGAGCTGGCCGGCCACAGCCAGTCCTGGACGGCGCTGCACTACATCATCAGCAATACCGCTACCAGTATCGCCACTGCCGACCTGCAGATCATGCAGGCATACGCCGGTCTGGTGCTGGATCAAACGGTGAGGGACCCGATCTTCGCGCTCCTGAAAGGCGAATACCTGCGCACCACGAGAATTCTGGAGGAGATCTACGGCGGAGCGCTCGCCGAGCGCCGGGCCTCGGTGTACACCTCCCTGGCGCGGCGCGAGGGAGCCCTGAAGGTGTTGCACGACCGCCAGATCGACCTGCTGCGCCAGTGGCGGCGCCCCGAGACGCAGCAAAACCGGGCACAATGCGAGGAACTCCTGTTCTGGCTCCTGGAGACGGTAAACGCCATCGCCGCAGGCCTGGGCACCACCGGCTGATAGTCTGAGTCTAAGAAGGTTTACGGCGCGCGAAGGAAGGCGCCGGTCTGCTGCTGGCGGGGTGGAGGGGAGTTGAGTGCAGAAAGGCGGCGGAAGGGTTCTCCTGGACTACGGGTTGACGGTGAACTTCATATTGCGCGAAATTGCGTCTCCTGCTAGTATCACAACGGTTTATTTATGAATGCCTGGGCTGATTTTGCTGTATAGGGTGAGCCGCGTTGTGACAGGATCATGTATTTGTGACAGACTGCAGACGCATCGATCCTGCAGTAAGAGTTGGACAAACGGGGGACAGCTTGAAACAAACAGATCAGAAGGTCGTGGCATCGCCGGAAGAAAGGAGGAGAGACTTTAGATTGACCCCCCTGATCGGCATCTACCTCCTTTGCATGCTCCTCACTCTTTCCCACCTTGGCGAGCCTTATCCCTTTATGGGGAAGATATACACTGGGGATTCCAGCGAATCCTTGATCTTTGTCGACAGCGTCATCTCCTTGTATCTCATAGTAGGGATACTGAAACGGCAAAGGCTAACCCTCTGGCTGCTTATCGCCTATAACTTCCTGGAAAGCGCCAGTGGCATCTCCAACCTGCTTCTGCTCCCTGTCCAGCAGATCATGACTGCTTCGGGTGCAATGGTTCCCGACTACCACTACCGCATCAACGCTTTCTCGGTCTTCGTCTTGTTCCTGCTGCTGAACGTCTTCCTTTATTTCAATCGCGACCGCTTCGATAATAAATCCATCTACTTGTGGTAACCCCGCCGGTCCCGATTGCTCTTTACTGGTCGGCTATAGTCCCGGCGGCTAGCCCGGCATCCCCGCCATGAGCGACATTCTCTCCCTCTTTTTTCTCCCCGCTTGATTCCTAAGCGTCTCCAGAGCCCGGCGGCGTTTGCCCCCCGGTCTTCAAGGTCGCCCGATCATGCACGCCGCGTTTCGCAGGCATTCGATCTGCGGTTTTGAGCTCACGCCAAAGAAAAAGGGCCATGCGGTTGCCATGGCCCTTCTCTCTTTATCGTTTTGTCTGCCTGCTCGGCGCGTTGCGCCCGCCTTGGCAGAGGGATATCTATGCGGTGACCTTGCTGGTGGCAACGGCCTCCTCGGTCTGGGGCTTGTCCTTGATCCATGCCTCGCCGACGGGAAGGTTGATGCCGGATTCGGCATATACGGCAACAGCCATCAGGTAAAGTGCCGAGAATGCACAGATCAGCAGGTCGTAAGCTGCGAAGGTCCCGGCAAGGGCGCTGCCGGTAAATTCTTTGACATCGAGACCGATGAAGCCAAGCAGCAGGGTGAGGAAGATGAAGGCCAATGTCGCATTATGCTTCATGGAGGCGATGAAGAGGATGAAGGTGAAGATGGTCCAGGCCACCAGGTAGAACCCGAGATCGTTGGCGTTGAAGGCCAGGGTCGGGTAGGAGGCGACCAGGGTCGGGTTCTTCCCGAAGATGATCATCAGGCAAAGGGAAATCCAGAAGGCTCCATAACCGGTAAAGGCGCAGAAACCGAAGTTGTTACCGGTCCTCATCTCCATCAAACCGGCGACGAGCTGGGCGGTGCCGCCGAAGCAGAGCCCGAGCCAGAGGACGGGGGCGATACCGCACCATCCCAGGTTGTGGCATTGCAGCACGAATGTTGTCATTCCGAAGCCGGCGAGGCCGACTACTGCAGGATTTCCCAATTTCAGATCACTCATTACATCCTCCCTATTGTTCAAATTTTGCTTCGCGATATGTGGATTCGCTGCCAGCTTAACGGGAAGCAATGAACATACCAATGTTATACTTTTGTGTATTCACAAAATAACACTGTGAAAACGAGGGTTTGGCGTTACAGGGGGAGGGCTCCTGCTCCTGCCGTTTTTGCAGGATTGCGAAAACTCTTTTTCGCTCTTGCGCGGGGATAGGCGAAAAAGGCGGTAAGTTAGCTAGTTCGACGGATCAGGCCGAATCGGGCCTGATTTCGCAAAATTGCGAAACTTCCACTGCTACACCTTGAACCAGGCGACCATGCCATGGAGATCGCCGGCAAGCCGGGAGAGCCCGTCGGAGGATTCCCTGATGCCGCTGCACGAGGCGCGGACCTCGCGCGTCAGCAGGGCGATCTCCTCGACGTTCTCAGAAACTTCGCTGCTTGCGGCAGACTGTTCTTCGGTGGCGGTGGCGATCCTTCGCACCATATCGTTAACCTGATCCACGTACTGTGCGATCCGCTCAATGGCCCCGACGGTCGTGTTGACGCGTGTCAATATGGTCCCCACCGCCTCCCGTTCTTCGCTCATCTTGGCGACCGACCGCCCGACGCTCACCTGCATGTTCTTCACCGTCTGGGTGATCTCGGCGGTGGCGGTGGCTGTCCTTTCCGCAAGTTCCCTCACGCTGTCGGCGACGACGGCGAATCCTCGTCCCTGCTCGCCGGCGCGTGCGGCCTCGATGGCGGCATTAAGCGCCAGCAGGTTCGTCTGGTCGGCGATGTCCCTGATGAGGGTGCCGATCTCGCTGATCTGCGCCGATTGGCCGCCCAGTTCCTCGACCATAACTGCGGTCTCGGTGAAGCTCTGGGCGAAGGCCTGCAACTCGTCGGCCGTAAGCTGCATCGCACCTTTCCCCTCCGCGGCAATCGCCTTCATCGTGTCGGCGGCGTTGGCTGTGTCGGCGGTGTTCTTAGCCATGTCCATCGTGGTCTGGTTCATCTGGGCCATGGTGGCGGCGGATCCGTCCACCCTGCTGGCCTGGCGTTCCGCGCCGGTCTCCAGCGCGCCAGCTGTGGCTGCCATCTCTACCGAGCTGCCGGCAAGGGTGTCGGTGGCCTCTCCGATACTTTTGACCACGTTCCTGATGCTCACCAGCATCCTCGACATGGCATTTTGCACATGTCCCACCTCGTCGTTTCGTGTGGCTGCCAGATCCACGGCAAGATTGCCTTCGGCGACCTCTTCGGCGACCGTGATGAGGTGCTCGATCGGCCCTGTGATGCTGCGGTAGATCCACATCCCCACCAGGGTCCCGATCACTGCGGAGCCGATGGCAATGAGGATGATAAGCATCATGCTGTAGCGGATGGTCCGGTTGACCGTGCCTATGGCAACTTCCTGCCCTTCCTGGGCCACCGACACGGTTTTCTTTCCTTTTTCCGCCTGTTTCGAGACGATATCGCGCAGCTTGATAGCGGCGCTATCCGCCTTCGCCTCAAGTTGCATCTTCTGGTGCAGCTTCTCCAGAATGCCGTTGCGCATGAAGACGGTGTCCCTGATCCCCGCCAGGGAGACTGAAGCCTCCCTTAGTATCCTTGTTTCCCGTGCAGTACCTGCCGTTTTTATAAGTGTCTCCACCGACCTTTCCGCCACGGCAAGCTTCTGGTATTGCTGGCCGAAGTCGGCGGCAATGGCGTCGAGCTCCTTTTCGCTGGTAGCGAGGAACAGCCGGCTGGAAAGGGATTCAAGGGACTTGCCTAAGGAGACGATCTCGGTGTTGGTGGAGAGGACGTTAACGGCGGCGTTTGCTTTGGTGACGTAGCCCGGAAGCCGGGCGGAGAGTTTGCTGACCTGGAGCTGGGATTTGTCGACTTCGTCCTCGATCAAGTCCCACATCTCTGAAAGCGCGGCGTTTGGCTCCTTCATGAGGGCGTCGACCTGGCGCGGGTCCGCCCCCTCTGTACGTGCCTTGATAGCCGTGTTGGCCTTAATCAGGAAATCGGCGAATCCTGATCCTAGCGCCTTGTTATTCTTAATGTTGCCGTTTTGCTGGATCCTGGTCAGCGTCCCCGCGAAACGGTCGTGTAAAGCCTTCTTTTCGGGCGTGCGGAGTATATCGTAGAAGATGAACTGCAGATCCTTCAGGGATACCTTCAGGGTTTCGATGCTGGCGAGCTTCTTCGACAACTTGTCGGC
Proteins encoded in this region:
- a CDS encoding acetate uptake transporter, encoding MSDLKLGNPAVVGLAGFGMTTFVLQCHNLGWCGIAPVLWLGLCFGGTAQLVAGLMEMRTGNNFGFCAFTGYGAFWISLCLMIIFGKNPTLVASYPTLAFNANDLGFYLVAWTIFTFILFIASMKHNATLAFIFLTLLLGFIGLDVKEFTGSALAGTFAAYDLLICAFSALYLMAVAVYAESGINLPVGEAWIKDKPQTEEAVATSKVTA
- a CDS encoding methyl-accepting chemotaxis protein, producing MTIKAKLILNSCIVLVAVGAVSVSSFFSMTSIKGKLSYLTEKSTPYQVRTVEFQRALQGATADLIKVGAAHDDLAYAAAKKEAEKSLEEVQKTLERLEKISGEKLEASAELNGVAQELFSTMAAKLKSEKESGEARAVIVQKAQEANGKIRELENKVRSLQQSSSAAYSSANEDADKLSKKLASIETLKVSLKDLQFIFYDILRTPEKKALHDRFAGTLTRIQQNGNIKNNKALGSGFADFLIKANTAIKARTEGADPRQVDALMKEPNAALSEMWDLIEDEVDKSQLQVSKLSARLPGYVTKANAAVNVLSTNTEIVSLGKSLESLSSRLFLATSEKELDAIAADFGQQYQKLAVAERSVETLIKTAGTARETRILREASVSLAGIRDTVFMRNGILEKLHQKMQLEAKADSAAIKLRDIVSKQAEKGKKTVSVAQEGQEVAIGTVNRTIRYSMMLIILIAIGSAVIGTLVGMWIYRSITGPIEHLITVAEEVAEGNLAVDLAATRNDEVGHVQNAMSRMLVSIRNVVKSIGEATDTLAGSSVEMAATAGALETGAERQASRVDGSAATMAQMNQTTMDMAKNTADTANAADTMKAIAAEGKGAMQLTADELQAFAQSFTETAVMVEELGGQSAQISEIGTLIRDIADQTNLLALNAAIEAARAGEQGRGFAVVADSVRELAERTATATAEITQTVKNMQVSVGRSVAKMSEEREAVGTILTRVNTTVGAIERIAQYVDQVNDMVRRIATATEEQSAASSEVSENVEEIALLTREVRASCSGIRESSDGLSRLAGDLHGMVAWFKV